The proteins below come from a single Pichia kudriavzevii chromosome 2, complete sequence genomic window:
- a CDS encoding uncharacterized protein (PKUD0B08010; similar to Saccharomyces cerevisiae YPR019W (MCM4); ancestral locus Anc_8.122): MSSSPPVPSSPDVSMHDTADTNHARVGPASSPAHVPSSPLFLPQSSSPSHDSTQVPTQRPPRSSHPSSDILRSSDRNSRLRYHGRGDLDSSDMFSSPMRRRYFNEPLQSDSSTHGGAGNDGRHTGMSGGSSQLGLSSDNPDIVPSFSSSSSATYASATNNNNGADEDDDDDDNDDGRQVRVIWGTHVSIETVTDRFRNFLMTFKMNDRYAYDGNDEVVDPTGDRPYYIDKLNQLKETGSTNLNLDVQNLMSLSSTRTMATHLVLYPQEVIPIMDQVIKDCLISIILDDPEYTETPENVELVQEIESKFYKVRPFNIGNKKGMRELNPQDIDKLVSIKGLVIRSTPILPDMKNAFFKCNVCDHTIVVENDRGIIQEPRKCPRQQCNSSNSMQLIHNRSIFANKQIIKLQETPDIVPDGQTPHSVSLCVYDELVDSCRAGDRVEVCGIFKSSPVRVNPRMRVVKSLFKTYLDVVHIKKIDKHRIGIDVSTIENELREQEQIDEIRILSNEEVDKIKSVSQRSDVYELLARSLAPSIFEMDDVKKGLLLQLFGGTNKTFKKGSKTRGDINILLCGDPSTSKSQILQYVHKIAPRGIYTSGKGSSAVGLTAYVTRDIETKQLVLESGALVLSDGGVCCIDEFDKMSDQTRSVLHEVMEQQTISIAKAGIITTLNARTSILASANPIESRYNPNLPVTKNIDLPPPLLSRFDLVFLILDKVDKKLDEQLAKHIANMYLEDHISSATNEEILPVEFLTGYIQYAKENIHPNLTEEARDELVSSYVNMRRAGEDSRNGGTDRRITATTRQLESLIRLSEAHAKIYLRNEVLVEDVVEAVRLMKSAIKDYATDPLTGRIDMDLIQTGISVEDRRRKEELDKEILQVLEAAGEIGWPQLAEEVEKLRDGRRVENLELGESVRRLEGDGKVILFGQGSSRRVALNRGAV; this comes from the coding sequence ATGTCGTCTTCTCCGCCAGTGCCATCGTCGCCCGATGTGTCCATGCACGACACAGCCGACACAAATCATGCTAGAGTGGGGCCTGCTTCAAGTCCTGCACATGTTCCTTCATCTCCACTTTTCTTACCACAGTCGTCATCTCCTTCTCATGACTCTACACAGGTCCCAACTCAGAGACCCCCACGCTCCTCGCATCCATCGTCTGATATCTTGAGATCAAGTGATCGTAATTCAAGGCTAAGGTACCATGGTCGTGGTGATTTGGACTCCTCAGATATGTTTTCTTCCCCAATGAGAAGGAGGTACTTCAACGAACCCTTACAAAGTGATTCGTCAACTCATGGCGGTGCAGGAAACGATGGTCGTCACACGGGTATGAGTGGCGGCTCCTCACAACTCGGTCTGTCTTCTGATAATCCAGATATTGttccttcattttcttcgTCGTCATCGGCCACCTATGCATCTGCCaccaataataacaatggtGCTGATGAggatgacgatgacgatgataACGATGATGGGCGCCAAGTGAGGGTCATCTGGGGTACCCATGTGTCTATCGAGACTGTCACTGATAGGTTCAGGAACTTTTTAATGACTTTCAAAATGAATGACCGGTATGCATACGATGGtaatgatgaagttgttgacCCGACAGGTGATCGTCCCTATTATATTGATAAACTTAACCAATTGAAGGAAACTGGATCAACAAACTTAAATTTGGATGTTCAAAATCTGATGTCGTTGTCGTCAACTCGAACAATGGCTACCCATTTGGTTTTATACCCACAGGAAGTTATACCTATTATGGATCAAGTCATTAAagattgtttgatttctatTATTTTGGATGACCCAGAATACACTGAGACCCCTGAGAATGTCGAGTTAGTGCAGGAAATTGAGTCTAAATTTTATAAAGTCAGACCTTTCAATATTGGGAATAAAAAGGGCATGAGAGAATTGAATCCTCAggatattgataaattagTATCCATAAAAGGTTTAGTCATTCGCTCAACACCAATATTACCAGACATGAAAAATGcgtttttcaaatgtaaTGTCTGTGATCATACTATTGTCGTTGAAAACGATAGAGGTATAATTCAAGAACCTAGAAAATGTCCTAGACAACAATGTAACTCATCAAACTCAATGCAACTGATCCACAATAGATCTATCTTTGCCAATAAgcaaatcatcaaattacAAGAAACTCCCGACATCGTTCCCGATGGTCAAACTCCTCATTCTGTTTCTCTATGTGTATATGATGAGTTGGTGGATTCTTGCAGAGCCGGTGACAGGGTTGAAGTTTGTGgtattttcaaatcatctCCCGTTCGTGTTAATCCGAGAATGAGAGTCGTTAAAAGTCTATTCAAAACATACCTTGATGTTGTGCAtatcaaaaaaattgataagCACAGAATTGGAATCGATGTGTCGaccattgaaaatgaattaCGTGAGCAAgaacaaattgatgaaatcagaATATTGAGCAATGAAGAAGtggataaaatcaaatctGTTTCACAGAGATCAGATGTCTATGAGTTACTGGCTAGATCTTTAGCACCTTCGATTTTCGAAATGGATGATGTCAAAAAGGGTCTACTTTTACAATTATTTGGTGGTACCAATAAAACGTTTAAGAAAGGATCTAAAACTAGAGGAGACATCAATATTTTACTATGTGGTGACCCTTCAACTTCCAAATCtcagattcttcaatatgtCCATAAGATTGCGCCTAGAGGTATCTATACATCAGGTAAAGGTTCCTCTGCTGTTGGTTTAACGGCTTATGTTACCAGGGATATTGAAACCAAACAGTTAGTTTTAGAATCAGGTGCACTCGTTCTATCTGATGGTGGTGTTTGTTGCATTGATGAGTTTGACAAAATGAGTGACCAAACAAGATCTGTCTTACACGAAGTCATGGAACAACAAACGATTTCTATTGCAAAGGCGGGTATCATTACAACATTGAATGCTAGGACTTCGATTCTAGCATCCGCCAATCCGATTGAATCTAGATACAATCCTAATTTACCTGTTACCAAAAACATAGATTTGCCACCACCACTATTGTCTCGTTTTGATTTAGTGTTTCTGATCTTGGATAAAGTTGATAAGAAGCTTGACGAGCAACTTGCCAAGCATATTGCCAACATGTATTTAGAGGATCATATATCAAGCGCTacaaatgaagaaattctacctgttgaatttttgacTGGCTATATCCAGTAtgcaaaggaaaacatcCATCCAAACTTAACTGAGGAGGCTAGAGATGAATTGGTTTCCTCATATGTCAACATGCGTCGAGCTGGTGAAGACTCCCGTAATGGTGGTACCGATAGAAGAATCACTGCAACCACACGACAGCTTGAATCTTTAATCAGACTATCCGAAGCACATGCCAAGATATATCTGAGAAATGAAGTCTTGGTGGAAGATGTCGTTGAGGCAGTTAGGCTGATGAAATCTGCAATCAAAGACTATGCTACAGATCCTTTAACGGGTAGGATCGACATGGATTTGATTCAAACCGGTATTTCGGTTGAAGATAGAAGACGTAAGGAGGAACTGGACAAAGAAATTTTGCAAGTTTTGGAGGCAGCAGGTGAAATAGGATGGCCGCAATTGgctgaagaagttgaaaaattaaggGATGGTCGCAGGGTGGAAAACCTTGAACTAGGCGAGTCCGTGAGAAGGTTGGAAGGCGACGGAAAAGTCATTCTCTTTGGCCAGGGCTCTAGTAGAAGGGTGGCCTTAAATAGAGGAGCCGTTTGA
- a CDS encoding uncharacterized protein (PKUD0B08020; similar to Saccharomyces cerevisiae YPR018W (RLF2); ancestral locus Anc_8.121) yields the protein MTMEDTNKRPLDHNQLKEDPASKRMKAEKTPRELAAEAKREAKMLEQERKQALKRQKKAEEEERRRLKKLADEEERRLKREKIEAERKARIVQKEREREEKMKRRQEELRLRELERKRKEEEKLKRKEEEMKRKEKERLRKEEERQRKLKEDDEKRQRRSITNFFKKNTILVPKRQPGNDDEGKTEFQKYFLPFHINQNVVLHTPNYEIDNTWESFLNDPSGFTIPKSSQEPISKDSAATTRAFDVLQRLNAGSLDEASRLFPSLPLRYIKFYENRKPAYVETFSYTVADTDTPDLYLNPCTRVHFKCEQRVIDYDIDSDVEEGDYDEGEGEDLDSADDDDDDDDDDMNSSDIDEFVDDDSKSEKKRKIIGPLVPIIRHYQQDIDENDEFGQQFKSIHWELIDSTLTLPIDPFKDYWTEPKTPKKPTAVTIDSLIASTPPNASVSAAVVASAGTDTNTNGEDSTNPASPSTPSTLSVKKKVITEPEHVSALLTFVQNNSSFSINTLAELAAKDNVCGPLLAKYSRAVLKNTVKEHASFDKRTGWKLSST from the coding sequence ATGACCATGGAAGACACCAACAAGCGACCACTGGATCATAATCAGTTAAAGGAAGATCCGGCCTCAAAGAGAATGAAGGCGGAGAAAACCCCACGTGAATTAGCTGCTGAGGCGAAGAGAGAGGCTAAGATGCTTGAACAGGAGCGTAAGCAGGCGCTCAAGAGACAAAAGAAGgcagaagaggaggaaagGAGAcgattgaagaaattggcAGATGAGGAGGAACGTCGTTTGAAACGtgagaaaattgaagcCGAAAGGAAAGCACGGATAGTACAGAAGGAGCGTGAGCGagaggagaaaatgaaaagaagacaGGAAGAGTTAAGACTGCGTGAATTGGAACGTAAACGTAAAGAAGAGGAGAAGCTGAAACGTAAGGAGGAGGAGATGAAACGtaaggagaaggagagattgcgaaaagaagaagaacgaCAACGTAAATtaaaagaagatgatgaaaaacgtcaaagaagaagtataacaaactttttcaagaaaaacacGATTTTGGTACCTAAAAGACAACCAGGGAATGACGATGAAGGGAAAACAGAATTTCAGAAATATTTCCTACCATTCCATATAAATCAAAACGTTGTCCTGCATACCCCGAATTACGAAATCGACAACACTTGGGAATCCTTTCTCAATGACCCATCGGGGTTCACTATACCTAAGAGCTCACAGGAACCTATCAGTAAAGATTCTGCTGCAACCACACGGGCATTCGATGTTCTCCAGCGTTTAAATGCAGGATCACTGGATGAGGCAAGCAGGCTCTTCCCTTCGCTGCCATTGAGGTACATCAAGTTTTACGAGAATAGAAAACCCGCATATGTTGAGACGTTCTCATACACAGTTGCTGATACTGATACTCCGGATCTATATCTAAACCCATGCACACGCGTACACTTCAAATGTGAACAACGTGTCATTGATTATGATATTGATTCGGATGTCGAAGAAGGCGATTACGATGAgggagaaggagaagatttggattcagctgatgatgacgacgacgatgacgatgacgacATGAATTCTTCAGACATTGACGAATTTGTCGATGACGATTCTAAGTCGGAGAAAAAACGGAAAATAATTGGCCCCTTAGTACCTATAATACGACATTATCAGcaagatattgatgaaaacgaCGAGTTTGGACAACAGTTCAAATCGATACACTGGGAACTCATTGACAGCACCCTCACGCTACCCATTGATCCATTCAAGGATTACTGGACTGAACCAAAGACACCCAAAAAGCCTACTGCTGTCACCATCGATTCTCTCATTGCTTCAACACCGCCAAACGCATCAGTATCTGCAGCTGTAGTTGCAAGCGCCGGTACAGATACCAATACAAATGGAGAAGACTCTACAAATCCAGCATCTCCGTCTACACCATCCACCTTATCtgtgaagaaaaaagtcATTACAGAACCAGAACACGTCTCAGCCCTTCTCACTTTTGTACAAAACAATTCGTCCTTCTCCATCAACACGCTTGCCGAATTGGCTGCTAAGGATAACGTATGTGGGCCTCTACTGGCAAAATACTCAAGGGCAGTCCTGAAAAACACAGTAAAGGAACACGCTTCCTTTGACAAGCGAACAGGTTGGAAACtttcatcaacttga